A window from Salvia miltiorrhiza cultivar Shanhuang (shh) chromosome 2, IMPLAD_Smil_shh, whole genome shotgun sequence encodes these proteins:
- the LOC131008458 gene encoding uncharacterized protein LOC131008458: MLHFACVVISLKQNLENKQMETLLVKGLGTRKRGERLKEHVGGPNSAHNKAWAMCEALKNQKQHIQYAFDKQTDQNRRDYRMRLNASIDCVRFLLRQGLAFRGDDESKTSTNRGNFLELLNFLADHNDDIKYVINGAPENLKLIAPSIQKDIVNAAAAKTINIIMEEIGGSLFSILVDESRDISMKEQMAIVLRFVNKDGCIVERFVGVEHVTSTTALALKEAICCFFSRYNLSISRLRGQGYDGASNMQGAFNGLKALILKENPCAFYIHCFAHQLQLALVAVAKKHILVSALFFSFTSVVNVVGASSKRCDILHQKEAEKIFSALNNGDLVSGRGLNQETTLKRPGDTRWSSHYDTLISLITLFSSTIKVLEIIVEDGVSSEQKGEANNLLGLMQSFDFVFTLHLMRSNLGITNELSKALQRKDQDIVNAMALVKIAKKRLQMMRDEGWDSFYDQVSSFCNKENIDVPNMSDKFVVQCRSRRKAPEVTNLHHYRFDVFFSIIDMQLMELNDRFSEANTDLLLSVACLCPDDSFSAFDKHRLINLARFYPQDFSTFQIEALDDQLETYILDMRSTDGFGRLKGIGALAQKMVETKKHEVYPLLYLLITLALILPVATATVERVFSAMNIIKNRLRGRMGDQWMNDSLVVYIEKEIFDSVDNESIMQMFQSMKTRRFQL; encoded by the coding sequence ATGCTGCATTTTGCCTGTGTTGTTATCTCTTTAAAGCAAAATCTGGAGAACAAGCAAATGGAGACTTTGTTGGTGAAGGGTTTAGGAACTAGAAAAAGGGGGGAAAGACTGAAAGAACATGTCGGAGGTCCAAATAGTGCTCACAATAAAGCTTGGGCTAtgtgtgaagctttgaaaaatCAGAAACAACATATCCAATATGCATTTGACAAGCAGACAGATCAAAATCGAAGAGATTATCGAATGAGGTTAAATGCATCAATTGACTGTGTTCGATTTCTTTTACGTCAGGGACTTGCATTCCGCGGTGATGATGAATCAAAGACTTCAACAAATCGGGGTAACTTTCTTGAGCTTTTGAATTTTCTGGCAGATCACAATGATGATATTAAATATGTTATAAATGGTGCTCCTGAAAATCTCAAATTGATAGCACCTAGTATTCAAAAGGATATTGTGAATGCTGCTGCAGCGAAAACTATTAATATCATCATGGAAGAGATAGGAGGTTCACTATTTTCTATTCTAGTTGATGAATCCCGCGATATTTCAATGAAAGAGCAGATGGCAATTGTGCTACGTTTTGTGAATAAGGATGGTTGTATAGTTGAAAGGTTTGTCGGTGTTGAACATGTTACTAGCACTACTGCTCTTGCACTAAAAGAAGCAATTTGTTGTTTCTTTTCTAGATATAACTTGAGTATTTCGAGGTTGCGAGGTCAAGGTTATGATGGAGCTAGTAATATGCAGGGTGCGTTTAATGGTTTAAAAGCTCTTATTTTGAAGGAGAATCCATGTGCCTTTTACATTCATTGTTTCGCTCACCAACTTCAACTTGCTCTTGTAGCTGTTGCAAAGAAACATATTCTAGTTTCTGCACTATTCTTCTCatttactagtgtagtaaatgTTGTTGGTGCTTCTTCCAAAAGGTGTGACATTCTTCACCAAAAAGAAGCTGAGAAAATTTTTAGTGCCCTCAACAATGGTGATCTTGTAAGTGGAAGAGGTTTAAATCAAGAAACTACACTCAAACGCCCAGGTGATACACGATGGAGCTCTCACTATGATACTTTGATTAGTTTGATCACTTTGTTTTCTTCTACAATCAAGGTTCTTGAGATAATTGTGGAAGACGGGGTAAGTTCTGAGCAAAAGGGTGAGGCAAACAATTTATTGGGATTGATGCAGtcgtttgattttgtttttaccTTACATTTGATGAGATCCAACTTAGGAATTACAAATGAATTGTCAAAGGCATTGCAAAGGAAAGATCAAGATATTGTCAATGCCATGGCTCTCGTGAAAATAGCCAAGAAACGACTACAAATGATGAGGGATGAAGGATGGGATTCTTTTTATGATCAAGTTTCTTCCTTTTGTAACAAAGAAAACATCGATGTTCCAAATATGAGTGATAAATTTGTAGTTCAATGCAGGTCAAGGCGTAAAGCTCCTGAAGTTACAAATCTTCATCATTATCGATTTGATGTGTTCTTTTCTATCATAGATATGCAGCTCATGGAGTTAAATGACCGTTTCAGTGAGGCAAATACAGATTTGTTACTTTCTGTTGCATGTTTATGTCCAGATGATTCATTCTCGGCTTTTGATAAGCATAGATTGATTAATCTTGCTAGATTCTACCCTCAAGACTTCTCTACATTTCAGATTGAGGCACTTGATGATCAGCTTGAAACTTATATCCTTGATATGCGTTCTACTGATGGGTTTGGAAGATTAAAAGGTATTGGAGCTCTTGCACAAAAGATGGTTGAGACGAAAAAGCATGAGGTATATCCATTGCTTTATTTGCTTATAACACTAGCTCTTATTCTTCCGGTTGCCACTGCTACAGTTGAAAGGGTATTTTCTGCAATGAATATCATAAAGAATCGTCTACGCGGTCGGATGGGAGATCAGTGGATGAATGATAGTTTGGTTGTATATATTGAGAAAGAGATTTTTGATAGTGTTGATAATGAGTCAATCATGCAAATGTTTCAGTCAATGAAAACTCGCAGatttcaattgtaa
- the LOC131013435 gene encoding uncharacterized protein LOC131013435 isoform X1: protein MRMFRFLVNLSPSTILFFFPIPTDLMKFPKSRKQQRRCVFASCIVGMGGIGNTTLRRKNCHFLGNACLMLNFSRYDDLFSRLYIAVWLSPQMETIIIIFSLFVRSLTTNNAAEDKKQIVPIESLNLILNMRRKQSALKTKTNYESSEEQKPCLDLVTTTKQVSSSNYVSCDEKLSKSERVPLNSVEDNDKGVSEEDSETNPDVVMIVSLLLSDSPRSLTINAAAEDKKQSVPIERALKTEAIYIVKCRAAGICELIPLLNKSQCEAVVELGFNERTGIHFLADYELVLEKL, encoded by the exons ATGAGAATGTTTAGGTTTTTAGTGAATCTGTCTCCAAGTAcaattctctttttttttcccatACCAACAGATTTGATGAAGTTTCCCAAAAGCAGGAAACAACAAAGAAGATGCGTGTTTGCTAGCTGCATTGTTGGCATGGGCGGCATTGGAAATACGACTCTCAG GCGCAAAAACTGCCATTTTCTAGGAAATGCGTGTCTAATGCTCAACTTTAGCCGATATGATGACCTCTTTTCCAG GTTGTATATCGCTGTCTGGCTGAGTCCACAAATGGAAACTATCATCATCATTTTTTCCCTCTTTGTCAG ATCACTGACAACAAATAATGCTGCGGAGGATAAAAAGCAAATTGTACCTATAGAAAG TTTAAATCTCATACTAAATATGAGGAGGAAGCAAAGTgcattaaaaacaaaaacaaactatGAATCCTCAGAAGAGCAGAAACCTTGTTTGGATTTAGTTACTACAACGAAGCAAGTGTCCAGCTCAAATTATGTTAGCTGTGATGAAAAATTATCCAAATCAGAAAGAGTTCCTCTGAATAGTGTTGAAGATAATGATAAAGGTGTTTCTGAAGAAGATTCAGAAACCAATCCTGATGTTGTAATGATAGTATCACTGCTGCTAAGTGATTCTCCACg ATCACTGACAATAAATGCTGCTGCTGAGGATAAAAAGCAAAGCGTACCTATCGAAAG GGCCTTGAAAACAGAGGCAATTTATATAGTAAAGTGTAGGGCAGCTGGTATTTGTGAACTAATACCTTTGTTAAATAAAAGTCAGTGTGAAGCTGTAGTTGAATTAGGCTTTAATGAAAGAACTGGGATACATTTCTTGGCGGATTATGAGCTGGTTTTGGAGAAACTTTAA
- the LOC131013435 gene encoding uncharacterized protein LOC131013435 isoform X5, with the protein MGGIGNTTLRRKNCHFLGNACLMLNFSRYDDLFSRLYIAVWLSPQMETIIIIFSLFVRSLTTNNAAEDKKQIVPIESLNLILNMRRKQSALKTKTNYESSEEQKPCLDLVTTTKQVSSSNYVSCDEKLSKSERVPLNSVEDNDKGVSEEDSETNPDVVMIVSLLLSDSPRSLTINAAAEDKKQSVPIERALKTEAIYIVKCRAAGICELIPLLNKSQCEAVVELGFNERTGIHFLADYELVLEKL; encoded by the exons ATGGGCGGCATTGGAAATACGACTCTCAG GCGCAAAAACTGCCATTTTCTAGGAAATGCGTGTCTAATGCTCAACTTTAGCCGATATGATGACCTCTTTTCCAG GTTGTATATCGCTGTCTGGCTGAGTCCACAAATGGAAACTATCATCATCATTTTTTCCCTCTTTGTCAG ATCACTGACAACAAATAATGCTGCGGAGGATAAAAAGCAAATTGTACCTATAGAAAG TTTAAATCTCATACTAAATATGAGGAGGAAGCAAAGTgcattaaaaacaaaaacaaactatGAATCCTCAGAAGAGCAGAAACCTTGTTTGGATTTAGTTACTACAACGAAGCAAGTGTCCAGCTCAAATTATGTTAGCTGTGATGAAAAATTATCCAAATCAGAAAGAGTTCCTCTGAATAGTGTTGAAGATAATGATAAAGGTGTTTCTGAAGAAGATTCAGAAACCAATCCTGATGTTGTAATGATAGTATCACTGCTGCTAAGTGATTCTCCACg ATCACTGACAATAAATGCTGCTGCTGAGGATAAAAAGCAAAGCGTACCTATCGAAAG GGCCTTGAAAACAGAGGCAATTTATATAGTAAAGTGTAGGGCAGCTGGTATTTGTGAACTAATACCTTTGTTAAATAAAAGTCAGTGTGAAGCTGTAGTTGAATTAGGCTTTAATGAAAGAACTGGGATACATTTCTTGGCGGATTATGAGCTGGTTTTGGAGAAACTTTAA
- the LOC131013435 gene encoding uncharacterized protein LOC131013435 isoform X4 yields the protein MKFPKSRKQQRRCVFASCIVGMGGIGNTTLRRKNCHFLGNACLMLNFSRYDDLFSRLYIAVWLSPQMETIIIIFSLFVRSLTTNNAAEDKKQIVPIESLNLILNMRRKQSALKTKTNYESSEEQKPCLDLVTTTKQVSSSNYVSCDEKLSKSERVPLNSVEDNDKGVSEEDSETNPDVVMIVSLLLSDSPRSLTINAAAEDKKQSVPIERALKTEAIYIVKCRAAGICELIPLLNKSQCEAVVELGFNERTGIHFLADYELVLEKL from the exons ATGAAGTTTCCCAAAAGCAGGAAACAACAAAGAAGATGCGTGTTTGCTAGCTGCATTGTTGGCATGGGCGGCATTGGAAATACGACTCTCAG GCGCAAAAACTGCCATTTTCTAGGAAATGCGTGTCTAATGCTCAACTTTAGCCGATATGATGACCTCTTTTCCAG GTTGTATATCGCTGTCTGGCTGAGTCCACAAATGGAAACTATCATCATCATTTTTTCCCTCTTTGTCAG ATCACTGACAACAAATAATGCTGCGGAGGATAAAAAGCAAATTGTACCTATAGAAAG TTTAAATCTCATACTAAATATGAGGAGGAAGCAAAGTgcattaaaaacaaaaacaaactatGAATCCTCAGAAGAGCAGAAACCTTGTTTGGATTTAGTTACTACAACGAAGCAAGTGTCCAGCTCAAATTATGTTAGCTGTGATGAAAAATTATCCAAATCAGAAAGAGTTCCTCTGAATAGTGTTGAAGATAATGATAAAGGTGTTTCTGAAGAAGATTCAGAAACCAATCCTGATGTTGTAATGATAGTATCACTGCTGCTAAGTGATTCTCCACg ATCACTGACAATAAATGCTGCTGCTGAGGATAAAAAGCAAAGCGTACCTATCGAAAG GGCCTTGAAAACAGAGGCAATTTATATAGTAAAGTGTAGGGCAGCTGGTATTTGTGAACTAATACCTTTGTTAAATAAAAGTCAGTGTGAAGCTGTAGTTGAATTAGGCTTTAATGAAAGAACTGGGATACATTTCTTGGCGGATTATGAGCTGGTTTTGGAGAAACTTTAA
- the LOC131013435 gene encoding uncharacterized protein LOC131013435 isoform X6 — MRMFRFLVNLSPSTILFFFPIPTDLMKFPKSRKQQRRCVFASCIVGMGGIGNTTLRSLTTNNAAEDKKQIVPIESLNLILNMRRKQSALKTKTNYESSEEQKPCLDLVTTTKQVSSSNYVSCDEKLSKSERVPLNSVEDNDKGVSEEDSETNPDVVMIVSLLLSDSPRSLTINAAAEDKKQSVPIERALKTEAIYIVKCRAAGICELIPLLNKSQCEAVVELGFNERTGIHFLADYELVLEKL; from the exons ATGAGAATGTTTAGGTTTTTAGTGAATCTGTCTCCAAGTAcaattctctttttttttcccatACCAACAGATTTGATGAAGTTTCCCAAAAGCAGGAAACAACAAAGAAGATGCGTGTTTGCTAGCTGCATTGTTGGCATGGGCGGCATTGGAAATACGACTCTCAG ATCACTGACAACAAATAATGCTGCGGAGGATAAAAAGCAAATTGTACCTATAGAAAG TTTAAATCTCATACTAAATATGAGGAGGAAGCAAAGTgcattaaaaacaaaaacaaactatGAATCCTCAGAAGAGCAGAAACCTTGTTTGGATTTAGTTACTACAACGAAGCAAGTGTCCAGCTCAAATTATGTTAGCTGTGATGAAAAATTATCCAAATCAGAAAGAGTTCCTCTGAATAGTGTTGAAGATAATGATAAAGGTGTTTCTGAAGAAGATTCAGAAACCAATCCTGATGTTGTAATGATAGTATCACTGCTGCTAAGTGATTCTCCACg ATCACTGACAATAAATGCTGCTGCTGAGGATAAAAAGCAAAGCGTACCTATCGAAAG GGCCTTGAAAACAGAGGCAATTTATATAGTAAAGTGTAGGGCAGCTGGTATTTGTGAACTAATACCTTTGTTAAATAAAAGTCAGTGTGAAGCTGTAGTTGAATTAGGCTTTAATGAAAGAACTGGGATACATTTCTTGGCGGATTATGAGCTGGTTTTGGAGAAACTTTAA
- the LOC131013435 gene encoding uncharacterized protein LOC131013435 isoform X3 codes for MRMFRFLVNLSPSTILFFFPIPTDLMKFPKSRKQQRRCVFASCIVGMGGIGNTTLRLYIAVWLSPQMETIIIIFSLFVRSLTTNNAAEDKKQIVPIESLNLILNMRRKQSALKTKTNYESSEEQKPCLDLVTTTKQVSSSNYVSCDEKLSKSERVPLNSVEDNDKGVSEEDSETNPDVVMIVSLLLSDSPRSLTINAAAEDKKQSVPIERALKTEAIYIVKCRAAGICELIPLLNKSQCEAVVELGFNERTGIHFLADYELVLEKL; via the exons ATGAGAATGTTTAGGTTTTTAGTGAATCTGTCTCCAAGTAcaattctctttttttttcccatACCAACAGATTTGATGAAGTTTCCCAAAAGCAGGAAACAACAAAGAAGATGCGTGTTTGCTAGCTGCATTGTTGGCATGGGCGGCATTGGAAATACGACTCTCAG GTTGTATATCGCTGTCTGGCTGAGTCCACAAATGGAAACTATCATCATCATTTTTTCCCTCTTTGTCAG ATCACTGACAACAAATAATGCTGCGGAGGATAAAAAGCAAATTGTACCTATAGAAAG TTTAAATCTCATACTAAATATGAGGAGGAAGCAAAGTgcattaaaaacaaaaacaaactatGAATCCTCAGAAGAGCAGAAACCTTGTTTGGATTTAGTTACTACAACGAAGCAAGTGTCCAGCTCAAATTATGTTAGCTGTGATGAAAAATTATCCAAATCAGAAAGAGTTCCTCTGAATAGTGTTGAAGATAATGATAAAGGTGTTTCTGAAGAAGATTCAGAAACCAATCCTGATGTTGTAATGATAGTATCACTGCTGCTAAGTGATTCTCCACg ATCACTGACAATAAATGCTGCTGCTGAGGATAAAAAGCAAAGCGTACCTATCGAAAG GGCCTTGAAAACAGAGGCAATTTATATAGTAAAGTGTAGGGCAGCTGGTATTTGTGAACTAATACCTTTGTTAAATAAAAGTCAGTGTGAAGCTGTAGTTGAATTAGGCTTTAATGAAAGAACTGGGATACATTTCTTGGCGGATTATGAGCTGGTTTTGGAGAAACTTTAA
- the LOC131013435 gene encoding uncharacterized protein LOC131013435 isoform X7 translates to MKFPKSRKQQRRCVFASCIVGMGGIGNTTLRLYIAVWLSPQMETIIIIFSLFVRSLTTNNAAEDKKQIVPIESLNLILNMRRKQSALKTKTNYESSEEQKPCLDLVTTTKQVSSSNYVSCDEKLSKSERVPLNSVEDNDKGVSEEDSETNPDVVMIVSLLLSDSPRSLTINAAAEDKKQSVPIERALKTEAIYIVKCRAAGICELIPLLNKSQCEAVVELGFNERTGIHFLADYELVLEKL, encoded by the exons ATGAAGTTTCCCAAAAGCAGGAAACAACAAAGAAGATGCGTGTTTGCTAGCTGCATTGTTGGCATGGGCGGCATTGGAAATACGACTCTCAG GTTGTATATCGCTGTCTGGCTGAGTCCACAAATGGAAACTATCATCATCATTTTTTCCCTCTTTGTCAG ATCACTGACAACAAATAATGCTGCGGAGGATAAAAAGCAAATTGTACCTATAGAAAG TTTAAATCTCATACTAAATATGAGGAGGAAGCAAAGTgcattaaaaacaaaaacaaactatGAATCCTCAGAAGAGCAGAAACCTTGTTTGGATTTAGTTACTACAACGAAGCAAGTGTCCAGCTCAAATTATGTTAGCTGTGATGAAAAATTATCCAAATCAGAAAGAGTTCCTCTGAATAGTGTTGAAGATAATGATAAAGGTGTTTCTGAAGAAGATTCAGAAACCAATCCTGATGTTGTAATGATAGTATCACTGCTGCTAAGTGATTCTCCACg ATCACTGACAATAAATGCTGCTGCTGAGGATAAAAAGCAAAGCGTACCTATCGAAAG GGCCTTGAAAACAGAGGCAATTTATATAGTAAAGTGTAGGGCAGCTGGTATTTGTGAACTAATACCTTTGTTAAATAAAAGTCAGTGTGAAGCTGTAGTTGAATTAGGCTTTAATGAAAGAACTGGGATACATTTCTTGGCGGATTATGAGCTGGTTTTGGAGAAACTTTAA
- the LOC131013435 gene encoding uncharacterized protein LOC131013435 isoform X11: MGGIGNTTLRSLTTNNAAEDKKQIVPIESLNLILNMRRKQSALKTKTNYESSEEQKPCLDLVTTTKQVSSSNYVSCDEKLSKSERVPLNSVEDNDKGVSEEDSETNPDVVMIVSLLLSDSPRSLTINAAAEDKKQSVPIERALKTEAIYIVKCRAAGICELIPLLNKSQCEAVVELGFNERTGIHFLADYELVLEKL, translated from the exons ATGGGCGGCATTGGAAATACGACTCTCAG ATCACTGACAACAAATAATGCTGCGGAGGATAAAAAGCAAATTGTACCTATAGAAAG TTTAAATCTCATACTAAATATGAGGAGGAAGCAAAGTgcattaaaaacaaaaacaaactatGAATCCTCAGAAGAGCAGAAACCTTGTTTGGATTTAGTTACTACAACGAAGCAAGTGTCCAGCTCAAATTATGTTAGCTGTGATGAAAAATTATCCAAATCAGAAAGAGTTCCTCTGAATAGTGTTGAAGATAATGATAAAGGTGTTTCTGAAGAAGATTCAGAAACCAATCCTGATGTTGTAATGATAGTATCACTGCTGCTAAGTGATTCTCCACg ATCACTGACAATAAATGCTGCTGCTGAGGATAAAAAGCAAAGCGTACCTATCGAAAG GGCCTTGAAAACAGAGGCAATTTATATAGTAAAGTGTAGGGCAGCTGGTATTTGTGAACTAATACCTTTGTTAAATAAAAGTCAGTGTGAAGCTGTAGTTGAATTAGGCTTTAATGAAAGAACTGGGATACATTTCTTGGCGGATTATGAGCTGGTTTTGGAGAAACTTTAA
- the LOC131013435 gene encoding uncharacterized protein LOC131013435 isoform X8: MGGIGNTTLRLYIAVWLSPQMETIIIIFSLFVRSLTTNNAAEDKKQIVPIESLNLILNMRRKQSALKTKTNYESSEEQKPCLDLVTTTKQVSSSNYVSCDEKLSKSERVPLNSVEDNDKGVSEEDSETNPDVVMIVSLLLSDSPRSLTINAAAEDKKQSVPIERALKTEAIYIVKCRAAGICELIPLLNKSQCEAVVELGFNERTGIHFLADYELVLEKL, encoded by the exons ATGGGCGGCATTGGAAATACGACTCTCAG GTTGTATATCGCTGTCTGGCTGAGTCCACAAATGGAAACTATCATCATCATTTTTTCCCTCTTTGTCAG ATCACTGACAACAAATAATGCTGCGGAGGATAAAAAGCAAATTGTACCTATAGAAAG TTTAAATCTCATACTAAATATGAGGAGGAAGCAAAGTgcattaaaaacaaaaacaaactatGAATCCTCAGAAGAGCAGAAACCTTGTTTGGATTTAGTTACTACAACGAAGCAAGTGTCCAGCTCAAATTATGTTAGCTGTGATGAAAAATTATCCAAATCAGAAAGAGTTCCTCTGAATAGTGTTGAAGATAATGATAAAGGTGTTTCTGAAGAAGATTCAGAAACCAATCCTGATGTTGTAATGATAGTATCACTGCTGCTAAGTGATTCTCCACg ATCACTGACAATAAATGCTGCTGCTGAGGATAAAAAGCAAAGCGTACCTATCGAAAG GGCCTTGAAAACAGAGGCAATTTATATAGTAAAGTGTAGGGCAGCTGGTATTTGTGAACTAATACCTTTGTTAAATAAAAGTCAGTGTGAAGCTGTAGTTGAATTAGGCTTTAATGAAAGAACTGGGATACATTTCTTGGCGGATTATGAGCTGGTTTTGGAGAAACTTTAA
- the LOC131013435 gene encoding uncharacterized protein LOC131013435 isoform X2, whose product MRMFRFLVNLSPSTILFFFPIPTDLMKFPKSRKQQRRCVFASCIVGMGGIGNTTLRRKNCHFLGNACLMLNFSRYDDLFSRSLTTNNAAEDKKQIVPIESLNLILNMRRKQSALKTKTNYESSEEQKPCLDLVTTTKQVSSSNYVSCDEKLSKSERVPLNSVEDNDKGVSEEDSETNPDVVMIVSLLLSDSPRSLTINAAAEDKKQSVPIERALKTEAIYIVKCRAAGICELIPLLNKSQCEAVVELGFNERTGIHFLADYELVLEKL is encoded by the exons ATGAGAATGTTTAGGTTTTTAGTGAATCTGTCTCCAAGTAcaattctctttttttttcccatACCAACAGATTTGATGAAGTTTCCCAAAAGCAGGAAACAACAAAGAAGATGCGTGTTTGCTAGCTGCATTGTTGGCATGGGCGGCATTGGAAATACGACTCTCAG GCGCAAAAACTGCCATTTTCTAGGAAATGCGTGTCTAATGCTCAACTTTAGCCGATATGATGACCTCTTTTCCAG ATCACTGACAACAAATAATGCTGCGGAGGATAAAAAGCAAATTGTACCTATAGAAAG TTTAAATCTCATACTAAATATGAGGAGGAAGCAAAGTgcattaaaaacaaaaacaaactatGAATCCTCAGAAGAGCAGAAACCTTGTTTGGATTTAGTTACTACAACGAAGCAAGTGTCCAGCTCAAATTATGTTAGCTGTGATGAAAAATTATCCAAATCAGAAAGAGTTCCTCTGAATAGTGTTGAAGATAATGATAAAGGTGTTTCTGAAGAAGATTCAGAAACCAATCCTGATGTTGTAATGATAGTATCACTGCTGCTAAGTGATTCTCCACg ATCACTGACAATAAATGCTGCTGCTGAGGATAAAAAGCAAAGCGTACCTATCGAAAG GGCCTTGAAAACAGAGGCAATTTATATAGTAAAGTGTAGGGCAGCTGGTATTTGTGAACTAATACCTTTGTTAAATAAAAGTCAGTGTGAAGCTGTAGTTGAATTAGGCTTTAATGAAAGAACTGGGATACATTTCTTGGCGGATTATGAGCTGGTTTTGGAGAAACTTTAA
- the LOC131013435 gene encoding uncharacterized protein LOC131013435 isoform X10, with product MRMFRFLVNLSPSTILFFFPIPTDLMKFPKSRKQQRRCVFASCIVGMGGIGNTTLRRKNCHFLGNACLMLNFSRYDDLFSRLYIAVWLSPQMETIIIIFSLFVRSLTTNNAAEDKKQIVPIERSLTINAAAEDKKQSVPIERALKTEAIYIVKCRAAGICELIPLLNKSQCEAVVELGFNERTGIHFLADYELVLEKL from the exons ATGAGAATGTTTAGGTTTTTAGTGAATCTGTCTCCAAGTAcaattctctttttttttcccatACCAACAGATTTGATGAAGTTTCCCAAAAGCAGGAAACAACAAAGAAGATGCGTGTTTGCTAGCTGCATTGTTGGCATGGGCGGCATTGGAAATACGACTCTCAG GCGCAAAAACTGCCATTTTCTAGGAAATGCGTGTCTAATGCTCAACTTTAGCCGATATGATGACCTCTTTTCCAG GTTGTATATCGCTGTCTGGCTGAGTCCACAAATGGAAACTATCATCATCATTTTTTCCCTCTTTGTCAG ATCACTGACAACAAATAATGCTGCGGAGGATAAAAAGCAAATTGTACCTATAGAAAG ATCACTGACAATAAATGCTGCTGCTGAGGATAAAAAGCAAAGCGTACCTATCGAAAG GGCCTTGAAAACAGAGGCAATTTATATAGTAAAGTGTAGGGCAGCTGGTATTTGTGAACTAATACCTTTGTTAAATAAAAGTCAGTGTGAAGCTGTAGTTGAATTAGGCTTTAATGAAAGAACTGGGATACATTTCTTGGCGGATTATGAGCTGGTTTTGGAGAAACTTTAA
- the LOC131013435 gene encoding uncharacterized protein LOC131013435 isoform X9 has product MKFPKSRKQQRRCVFASCIVGMGGIGNTTLRSLTTNNAAEDKKQIVPIESLNLILNMRRKQSALKTKTNYESSEEQKPCLDLVTTTKQVSSSNYVSCDEKLSKSERVPLNSVEDNDKGVSEEDSETNPDVVMIVSLLLSDSPRSLTINAAAEDKKQSVPIERALKTEAIYIVKCRAAGICELIPLLNKSQCEAVVELGFNERTGIHFLADYELVLEKL; this is encoded by the exons ATGAAGTTTCCCAAAAGCAGGAAACAACAAAGAAGATGCGTGTTTGCTAGCTGCATTGTTGGCATGGGCGGCATTGGAAATACGACTCTCAG ATCACTGACAACAAATAATGCTGCGGAGGATAAAAAGCAAATTGTACCTATAGAAAG TTTAAATCTCATACTAAATATGAGGAGGAAGCAAAGTgcattaaaaacaaaaacaaactatGAATCCTCAGAAGAGCAGAAACCTTGTTTGGATTTAGTTACTACAACGAAGCAAGTGTCCAGCTCAAATTATGTTAGCTGTGATGAAAAATTATCCAAATCAGAAAGAGTTCCTCTGAATAGTGTTGAAGATAATGATAAAGGTGTTTCTGAAGAAGATTCAGAAACCAATCCTGATGTTGTAATGATAGTATCACTGCTGCTAAGTGATTCTCCACg ATCACTGACAATAAATGCTGCTGCTGAGGATAAAAAGCAAAGCGTACCTATCGAAAG GGCCTTGAAAACAGAGGCAATTTATATAGTAAAGTGTAGGGCAGCTGGTATTTGTGAACTAATACCTTTGTTAAATAAAAGTCAGTGTGAAGCTGTAGTTGAATTAGGCTTTAATGAAAGAACTGGGATACATTTCTTGGCGGATTATGAGCTGGTTTTGGAGAAACTTTAA